CAACCTTCAGTTTTTCTTACAACTATGGTGTTATATGATAGAGATATAGAGAGTTAGGCAGAGGAGGAGGCGACGTGGATGTgaggaagaaagaaaaagaaggcgTTATAGTTTAGGGCTTAGTGGTTAAAGTGTAAATAAATAGGAACAATTAAATAGGTTAAAACTTTGGATAATTAAGTATCCATCGTCAAACCTTGCTGCACGTCCCAAGACTCCCAACCCAATCCCCAGGAATCGATGTTTACTCCCTACTTTTATACATTTTACATTAAACTAAATATGTAGTATTATTATTTGTATGATCAGTGACCCGCTGGTTGAACCACCGATTAATCCAGTTAACCCTGATCCAGTGATTTTACTGTTTCGCTGTCCGGTTTACATTTTAAAACATCGGCCGAAGGCCACCAAATTTTTTTTGCAGCTTATCTGTGAGAGTGAATACAGTTCGGCTATATAGATAAGCTAGCAAAAATGCAAAACATTTGTTTTGCACCTTGAACTCTTGAAGTAAGCTGAAATATGTACGTCTAAAAATATGATAAAGTTTGAATACAAGCTTTCATGTTTTTTCTGAAGTAAGTTGGAATATGTACCTCTAAAAATTGTAGAAGTTATGTACCTCTACAATTACGAGAAATTTTTCTAATAAAGCCTGAAATAAGCTCCAATACTGCCTTAATATCAAAATGAGAAGATAGGGATGAATAACACCACCCTCATAATGCCCCTCAATGAGCCAATGCAATAGCCCCGCATGTCTCATACATTAACCACCGTTTCTTCGGCATGTTACTAGTTACCTACGCGTATGAAGTGCACCAGCTAATAAGGCATATCTAGTATAAATTACTGGTAGTAGTAGTGACGACGGGTGGGCTAATATCATTAAGCTAATGGGCTAAGTTTAAAAATCCGACAAGTATCTATACCTAAAAAAATTCTAGCCGAATTAAGGGACGGGCTATAGCCACATCtagccccttgctaggcccgtcTCTGACAAAAGAGAAGGGGATTGCATAGAATTCGTTTTTCTAATCTAAGTTTAAGCTAGCATGGTTTTAGTACCATGGCTATGATGTTAGTGACCTAGCCTCCATATAAGCTTACAAGAAACGATTAAAGGAAAGAGTTTTACGTAAACTAGAAAAGGAAAGACTTGCAAAACAAATAAATTTAAAATAGAGGAGGATCAACTGTTACAGTTGATACAACataaaaaaggatcaacagtcattgttgatacagagaaagatgtactacatcagttTGTTtaccaaaaaaggaaaaaaaatagcaATTAACAAAATTGTGCGATACCTTCTACTGAAACAAAAAACTACTCCGTGAAAACTATATTTCTGTTTTGGCCTCCCTATTCCCGATTTGGTTGCCGAATTAGTTTCCCATACTCATCATACCTTTAATCACTATCCCATGATTCATCCGTACTCCAATCACAGTCCGACACATTCGGTGATCCCGTATTCTCTATTGCCGCATTCACATCGACACTTGAAGGAGTCAATCGGCTAAAATCAGAATCCTCGTCCAGAAAATTTTCAACCATATTATTTGAAAACCCATGAACCAGCTTCACACCCTTCAGTTGACTCGAAACTGGAGTGGAGCTAGACTCACGCAGGTTCCAAAATACAATCTCAGGGACATTCATGTATCCCTTTTCTCTGAAGTTATTCTGTATCACCTGATAATCCGTCTCCCAATTGTTAGCTATGTCACCGCCAGACAGATGACTGTAGGTATGAGGACTATATCCTGAATTAGCTTCGTGGAATTCCATATCGCTGAACACAAAAAGCCTCTTTATCATCTGATCTGCCTTCAAGTTGCCTTCAACTGCCACATGCAATATTTGGTCGAAAACTTTCTTGAAACCAGGTGGAAACCCACACTCCATTCTTCTAATGAACTCTGTCTTAGATCTCAAAGTTTCACCTTCAATCTTTTTCAGTTCAGGAGTTTGTGTAAAGGTGATAAGTTTTCCTTTCCATGGTTCATGGCTCATCTCTGATATTAGCAAACCAAGAGCCACAGAGACATCCATTAGCGTTCCAGTCATACTCCCCGACACATCAGCAATTCCAAGACCGCCTTTAAGTTTACCAATTCTCGACAAGTCTTCCAACATTCGCTCCCATTGAAGCTCGGCAATGCTgcaatcattttcttcttcaaatctcaAAGACTGAATGATCTGATAAGGTAACAAGGCTCCAGAAGCAATCTTATACTTCTTATTTTCATCAAAATCATGACAGAGATTCCAGCCCTCACTGTCGCTAGCATCATCCACGGGTAATTTATTTTCCACCAGCTTTTGCAGATTTGATAGCTTCGAAACAAGATGAGAACCCACAAATACTGTCTGTTCATCTTCTTGGGATTTCTTTAATTCTGCTAACTTTGATTTGACTTCATCCATGAACTGAGTTCTCTCATTCCTACCAAGAATAATTTCCTCATTCACTTTATCTTCTAGTTTATCGAATCGGTTACTTAGTCCCTCGACCTTATGGTTCATCAAAAGAACAGAATCAATCAGGTTCTCCAGCAGAGTCTCTAAATTAGTATTCTTCCCAGCCCAACTTGACATACCACCACCCATTATTTCTTCTTTCAAAAATTAAAAGCGAAAGAAGAATAACACAAAAAGAAGGAAGCAAAAGTATGAATCCAACTAAATTGCTTAGCGAAAGGTAAGATGTCTTTAACAAAACTTAATAGACTGTATGTATTTATAGACTTGCTCCAGGACTACTACAAGCATTCCTAAAATCACTAGAATTCTAAATAAGGGACGTAATAAGATAAGGAAAGTTGCGGACCTAGAAGTTTTTTGGTGAGGGGTCAAACACTAATATTTAAACTTGAGAGGGGTCAAACACTAAAATATCTAATTAATTAGTACATGGAAAACAAAATCGAGTGAGGTCTGCTGACACACTTGACCCAGTTTGCGTCCGCCTTAGGAAACAAATAAGAGTTTTAATCAAAGGCTAACGGCCAACTTCTACTTGTGCAGTAAATTAATGGTCCTGTATGCTTACAAACATTAATTAATGGTCTTGTATGCTTTGTAAATTGTAAAATTGTGCAGTTGTGAAACAAATGGTGATGCACTTAAACTTTGAATCAGATTATGTTTGGGAGGGAACTATACTAGCAAACTTGCACAAATGATTGAACTCTTGATCTTACAACAAGTAGAGAGGAGGATCTGGCATGGGTCGAGATGAGCAGAACTCTTGTCTGTAGCCGCTTTTTCCAAGGGAAAATCTCAACTGCAAGCAAGTTGGTGGTTGACATAAAGCTGCTATTAGCTTCCTGGATTCGTGCATGGCATCCGTAACTGCATGAGCATCATTTTATATCAATAAATTCATCATTTGGATTTGATCATTGACTCCCCTGGATCTGTTtcggttttttctttctttacttTGTTTGTCATGGCTTTTGCTAGTCGTGACCTCTACTGCGGTTATCATTTAACTTTCTTTCTTGTTTTGCTAAAAATTAGGTTTCCTGATGCTATTCACCACAGTTACACGTCAAAATGAGGCTTTCACTGTTTTACAGGTTTATGAAATCTATCAAAAAATTTCTTTGTAAACCAATAATTTCGACAACTTTTTACTTTTACACATAGATTGATGCGTTCACTCGCAAAATGCATACCAAAAATATGTATCCCTTGACAACTCAATTCCCGTTTTTGTTTAAGTTACGTATTATGTATGTTATGTTACaccgtggaactgaatttacAGATTTGTTGTATTTATGTTATTATATCCGACATTATCCGACAGTTAAGTtttggtgcaaaagaaaaagaaaagtaattAATAAAGTGTGAATCGCATGAAAATTCTATTAAAGTTatctttcatcaaaatcaaaatcaaaacctatGAAATATTTCTCTTTAAATCAAAAAAGAATAAGAGGGTCTAAACTAGTTAGTAACACTTGAGAGACACATAACCTAGTTTGATGAAGGATTAAGGACATCTTCCATGAACAACACTGCACCACTTTCCTCCTCTCTAATAATGAACATGAAAGGATGATCTGCCACGAAACCGACAGGAGCTGAATGGGGAAGACTCTTGCCATTAACCGGCCTGACAAAAGCAGTAGAAGCAGCAGCTTCAGTTCCTTTTTCATTAACTTCAACGAACACTTGTGATAAACCTCTGACACGTAACTTATCTCGGTTCCCCTCTCAATATTCAGCATCTCAATCAGCTCTGCCTTTGATTCATCAAAAGGTAAAACTACACCTGCTTTCTTTAgaactctttttgcttcaaaattaaaacaaattttgaacttgGGAATCTTGAATTCTCTTGTTGGAACCTTACAATAAACTGGGAGATATTGATCCAAAAAGGAAGGATAAGAGCTCTCCTTTTCTATAAGTTCACAAAGCCCATCGCGTTGCTCCGGTAATATTATGTACATAGGAAAATGAGGAGGGATTTCCTAATTACCCCTTTGGTATGAGAGTCACAGTACTTTAAATCTATCATAACACCGAATATATTGGTCTGAGCTTGATGACATGAAGGGAACATGTAGTGATTGTTTTCCATCGAGGAGATAGAAGTATGACATATTGGTAAATGATGGTCGAAATTGTTCGTACCAAGATCCTTCGAAATAGAGTGCATTCGCCAATATAAGTGTTGTATGTTCATTGACTGCTTCATCAGgaagaagatttttgatgaatCCATATATTGGTTTCTTTTTCAATTCAGATCCTCCGCCACTTCTTCGATATAATATCCATACATTAAATTGTTACAGTGGTGAAACAAAGAAAATAGAACATAAAACaaatagaaaaagaaacagaagaacaaaaaagcaattctcagaggacgctatgtagccgttattcacagaccgattcacgtcagagcaattctcaaagtgattgaaacttttcatgactttcgtcactaggtgaagataaagttgatcaaagcgaaacgctttaccaacacacgatttcgagataaaagataagcaatgaatgctcagctcaaaatgtcaaatgtgtatgatctagtctatatagcatacgacttttgtctcataagaagtaggagatagaacagatagatttttgagtgatagataagttcaagtctccacattcctttttgttgatgaagttccagggttccttgtatagatcttcgtcgttgtatgatgaatcgccatgaagtccttgagctcaactacacttttctatcctagtctgagacttagctatgtaggctagaaatcaagactcatagttttgatcactaacattggcaaacatgcttgagatagcaacgcatgcgaggtcgaccgagctatgctctaataaatgtTGGAGTAGGCCAATCAACAATTGCTTTGATTTTAGAATTATCCACAGAAATACCAATATATGACACAACATATCCCAAGAAAGTGACTTTGTTTGTAAAGAATGTGCACTTCTTCGAGTTCACATACAAAATATTTCCTTGTAAAGCCTTAAACACTTGagataaatgtgaaatatgttcttcttcattgttgctaaaaatcaatatgtcatcaaaatagacaatgaCAAACTATCGAAAAAAGGTTGCAATACTTGGTTCATTAGACGCATAAATGTGTTGGGTGCATTAGATAGACCAAAAGGCATGACTAACCACTCATACAAACCTTCCTTTGTCTTGAAAGTTGTTTTCCATTCATCACCTTCTCGGATACGTATTTGATACTATCCACTACGTAAATCAATCTTTGTAAACATTTTAGCACCCGAAAGCATatgtatcatgtcatcaattcttGGTATGGGAAACCTATATGTTATAATAACTCTGTTTAACGCTCTACAGTCTATACACATACAATGTCCACCATCTTTTTTGTCTACTAAAAAGGATGGACTAGCACAAGTACTTTTGCTAAGTCTTATCAAACCTTTTTGTAACAAATCATCAACCTGAccttgtaatatctcatgctcttTAGGACTTAACCTATAATGAGGTTGATTAGGAATAGAAGTTCCAGGAATGAAGTATATTTGATGTTGTAAATCTCTAAGTGGAGGTAAAATATTTGGTAACTCAGCAGGAAATAAGTCACTAAAAGAAGACAATAAAGGTTTTACCTTGTCTGGAATCTCCACCATAGGTTTAGCAACTTCATGAGAGCTCAAAGAATGAGTGTGATATAAAGAATGAACAATAGTAGCAACCAAGGCAGTGATCTTCTTGTCTGTTGGTTCCTTAACTGAAATAGAAGTTTGTAAAGGCCATAAAACTATAGTAAAACCTTCATGAACAAAAGTATAAGTGTTTTCATGACAATTATGAACATCACGAATATCATATTGCCACGGTATTCCCAATAGTAAGCTTGTTGCAGTCATATTAATAACATCACATAAGACATAATCCTCATATCCAGGTAAAGAAAACTTGACCAAGCACTGATGAGTGATCTGCTGAGTTGAAGAATTGTTTATCCAACCAACTGAGTACGGATTTGGATGAGTAGTAACGGTAAACCAAGTTTTTCAACCAATTTTGCAGAAATGTAATTTTATGTGCTTTCACTGTCAATGATCATGTTGCAAAGATTCTCTTCAATGAGACAATGCGATTTGAAAATACTATGTCTTTGAATAGGACATGGTTCAGTGATTAAAACTgggagaattactccaagaaaatCTGCATCATAAGTTTCATGTTCTAGCAAATAATTAAACTCATCATCTCCTAATTCTTCTTCTGCTTGTGTTTCTTCTTGAATTTCATTAATGTAATCACTAGAAGTATAGCCAGTTTGGTTACACTTGCTACATCGATCTCCTCGAAACTTTGAATAAGGATTAGAGGGTTTAGATAAGGGTtgaaattgttgttgatattgaTTTCCTCTAGTATTGCGAGTAATATCTCTTTGAGGATTAGCTGGAGGTAGCTTAGCAGATGAGATATTCATCGTTGGAGCAGGTTCTGAAGGAACATGTGTTGTTTGTTGTTGCTGATGCGGTTGGATGGCTCCTTTGTTATGTGGATCAACAAAGACAGTTGATCCTTGTGAATATGGATCAACAATGACTGTTGATCCCTTATCACCCTGGTAACCATAAGATGTATATGGTCTTGCagctttataaaaatgttgataaCGAGCTTGTCTTGGATTTGCTTGTCTAGATGTACTGAGAACACGCCTTTCAATTTTAATGGCTTGTTGTATAGGTTCAACCATAGTATACATGGATTGTGTCATCCCCTGTTGAATTAAGTTGTTCAAACCATCTATAAAACGCGCAACTAACTGCTCTTCAGTCTCATTCAGTTGGTTACGTGCAACTAAACTGTAAAATTCAGCTACATATTCTTCAACCATCCTTGCTCCTTGTCGACAGTTTTGCAGTTTGAGAAACAGTTGTTGCATATAATCTTTAGGTAAAAACTTATCTCTTAACAGGTCTCTCATTCGTTTCAAAGTACGTATAGGAGGTTTGAGATATTTTCTACGATCATCACAAAGTTTGTCCCACCAAACTGCAGCGCCACCTTTCAGTTTATCTGCAACCAGTTTAGCTTTAGAAGGATCAGGTACCTCCATGAAGTTGAACAATGACTctacttcataaaaccaatataACAATTCTTCTATATTTAAACCACCATGGAAGTTGGGTATATCAGCATTCAATCTATATTCTGGTAAAGACCCATAAGAATTGGATTTCAATCTTCTTTCATCTTCCCAGTTTTTTTCTAATTCTGCTTCAgccttgtcttcatcttcctcACTGTTTATTATCACAGTTGCAGGTTTCTTATAAGGACTATTAAGAAAGCTCTCAAATTGTTTTGTGAACGTAAGAAACTTGGAAATTTCTTCTCGAACAAAATTATTTTGAACAAAAGGATTCTTCTTACTTTTAGTTGCGTCATCGTCTTTTGTTTCTCCTGATTTCTTTTCTTCagtattgacatccttatcatcAGTTAAACCTGGCATACCTTCCTCATCTAGACCCGTGTGTTTCAATAACTTAATAAGATAGTGTTCATGtgattcaagtttcttttctACGATAGAAGAGATACTTGTTTGAATTTCTGGTTTAAGCTCTGTGATGAGGGTTGTTGATAATGATTTCAAAAGTGCTTTGACAAGGGCATGAATATCAGTTTGTGTAaatttttctcccattcaaaagaAAAGGTAGGTTGTttgaaaatttagggtttagacttgttgcGGAAGCTGTGTAAAGGATTTGTTTCTagataaaaaatctaaaaacgctGTATttgataccaactagtgtagcacaGATAAGGGTTTAAAAGGATAgcttaagtttcgtcagaaacttaattaaaatcggattctaggatcaagattccAAGGTAAAAGATTGATAATCAaagttgataataatattaataaaagagATGTGTTCTTGTAAACAAGAGACCTAGCCTCCATATAAGCTTACAAGAAACGATTAAAGGAAAGAGTTTTACGTAAACTAGAAAAGGAAAGACTTGCAAAACAAATAAACTTAAAATAGAGGAGGATCAACTGTTACAGTTGATACAACAtaaaaaggatcaacagtcattgttgatacagagaaagatgtactacatcagttTGTTTaccaaaaagggaaaaaaatagcAATTAACAGAATTCTGCGAAACAAAAATCTACTCCGTGAAAACCATATTTCTGTTTTGGCCTGCCTATTCCCGATTGGGTTGCCCAATTAGTTTCCCATACTCATCATACCTTTAATCACTATCCCATGATTCATCCGTACTCCAATCACAGTCCGACACATTCGGTGATCCCGTATTCTCTATTGCCGCATTCGGTGATCCCATATTCTCTATCCGACACCCTTGAAGGAGTCAATCGGCTAAAATCAGAATCCTCGTCCAGAAAAATTTTAACCGTATTATTTGAAAACCCATGAACCAGCTTCACACCCTTCAGTTGACTCGAAACTGGAGTGGAGCTAGACTCACGCAGGTTCCAAAATACAATCTCAGGGACATTCATGTATCCCTTTTCTCTGAAGTTATTCTGTATCACCTGATAATCCGTCTCCCAATTGTTAGCTATGTCACCGCCAGACAGATGACTGTAGGTATGAGGACTATATCCTGAATTAGCTTCGT
This is a stretch of genomic DNA from Papaver somniferum cultivar HN1 chromosome 1, ASM357369v1, whole genome shotgun sequence. It encodes these proteins:
- the LOC113271626 gene encoding uncharacterized protein LOC113271626, with the translated sequence MGGGMSSWAGKNTNLETLLENLIDSVLLMNHKVEGLSNRFDKLEDKVNEEIILGRNERTQFMDEVKSKLAELKKSQEDEQTVFVGSHLVSKLSNLQKLVENKLPVDDASDSEGWNLCHDFDENKKYKIASGALLPYQIIQSLRFEEENDCSIAELQWERMLEDLSRIGKLKGGLGIADVSGSMTGTLMDVSVALGLLISEMSHEPWKGKLITFTQTPELKKIEGETLRSKTEFIRRMECGFPPGFKKVFDQILHVAVEGNLKADQMIKRLFVFSDMEFHEANSGYSPHTYSHLSGGDIANNWETDYQVIQNNFREKGYMNVPEIVFWNLRESSSTPVSSQLKGVKLVHGFSNNMVENFLDEDSDFSRLTPSSVDVNAAIENTGSPNVSDCDWSTDESWDSD
- the LOC113271631 gene encoding uncharacterized protein LOC113271631; translated protein: MTATSLLLGIPWQYDIRDVHNCHENTYTFVHEGFTIVLWPLQTSISVKEPTDKKITALVATIVHSLYHTHSLSSHEVAKPMVEIPDKVKPLLSSFSDLFPAELPNILPPLRDLQHQIYFIPGTSIPNQPHYRLSPKEHEILQGQVDDLLQKGLIRLSKSTCASPSFLVDKKDGGHLDSIKYVSEKVMNGKQLSRQRKGNRDKLRVRGLSQVFVEVNEKGTEAAASTAFVRPVNGKSLPHSAPVGFVADHPFMFIIREEESGAVLFMEDVLNPSSN